The genomic region AAAAattagaaagtgggcggggccagatagggcttttTTTGCCCGGGACGGTGTCTGGCTGGCTACTCAAAATCTGATATTTTTTTTCAGCGTCAGCTGCCACCGCAGCGTTTGTTTTATTCGCTCTCATCCTTCTCTCCGGTGGATTCTTTAATTATCCGTCTTCTCCTTTGCACTTGGGAGTTCCTCTGCCTACATGGGTTTgcctcccctggcagccattttgcaactgcGCCCCCACCCTGTACTCAAAAAAGGTCGGCGCCCTTTGATGCACGTGATGCCTTCAAAGACAGGCCGCTTACATACGGGCCGGAGTCATTTGAGGCCACGTTTGTTTCTTCAAAGAGAGGCGTGgccaaaggagaggaaaggggcggAGTCGCCACGTGGGCGTGGCAGGCAAGCTGGAGGCCTGGCGGAACATGAATGTGTGGAGCTGCCATCTCCtgcccttggtccatcaggggCGGTGCTGTCCACTCGGACGGGCAGCGCCTCTCCAGGTTCTTCAGGCCGAGACCTTTCCCATCGCGTGCTCCTTGATTCTTTTAACTTAGAGAGGCCGGGATTCGAACCTGCGACCTTTCGCAGCTGTTCCGCCACAGAGTCACAACCCCTTTTCCGACGTTCTCTCAGCCGGTGGCCGTCCTCACCTCAGGATCGTCAGAACTCCTCGCGACTACTCGGTGCCCTTACAGAGGGGCGAGGAACCAAGACAGAGATTTTAGGAACACCAGAGGCGAGTCGGTTCCGGATGAACTCACAGCGAGCCCAGCGAGGCTGGTTCTGGGGTGCAGCGGTGCAAGCGCATTATCCAAGGGGTGCGGAATGATTTTGGGTAGGTGTCAGCGTCATCTTTTTAACGGCCCGGTCTCTGCAGGGCAAGCATCCATCGCACTGGCGGTGCAGCTCCTGGAGGAACGCGGCATAGGGTTGCACCGCCGATTCTCCCGTTGGATTTCAGCCTGCAGCATTCTGCCCCGTCGGCAGTCCAAGAGGAGCAGCGCTCGGCCGGCACCCGCCGTTCCCTCTCGGCAGCCCTGGCTGTGGCGCCTCcaaggtggcagggcagcctccggtGAGTGGGCAGGATCAGAACCGGGCTCCCGACCGGCGCCCGCAGTCGCGTCTTTCCCGCCCCTTGAGCCAAGGCCTCCCGGGGGGCATCTTCGGCTCCTTCACACCCGGATGATCTCAAACGCGCCCATGGGGCAATAGCCCCGATtcagagggcggggggggggaggagtcgcACCCCCGAGTCCGCCTTGCATACCCGCGACCTTGGCCTGCCCCTGGAGACTGCAGCACACCGAGCCAGACCTTCGGTTTGCCCCgaggcattctccctccccaggcccattCGCCCCTGGGTTGCCTAAGCAGCAGAAGAATTCGAGGAGGTTTGTTaggccccgcttttcactacacaaaggagtctccaagcgacttcccttcctctccccacccggacaccttgtgaaggaggtgaggccgagggagctctgggagaactgcgacaggcccaaggtcacccagctggctgcatgtggaggaggagcagggaatccaacccggttctccagatgagaggctgctacTTCTAACCATTCCCCCAAGCTCTCTTAACCTCCACACACAGAAAAGAATTGGGCCAGGTACCCTGCTTGCGAGTGTGGTGCAAAACGCGCAGGTTTCCGCCCTGGCGCAGTCTCTGGTCAGATTGGGGTCGTGATTAAAGCGTCTGGAAGCGCTCTGGGGTTCCTTGGGCCAGTTACGTCCTTTCAGCTTTTTCTGCGTCACCGGGTTGTGAGGGTAAAGCGAAGGCGAGCGGGATGCTGTGAACCGCCTCGGGCCTCCACTGCGGAGAAAGGCGGCGCTTAATCCAAGGGAAAGAAATCCAAAGGGAAGCGGCGCAAAACCTGTCTGGTGCTCCGTTCTCTGCTCCGGGGCCATGCTTGGGCGGGGGTGGAGGGGACCTCGGGCGGTGACAGGTgttagaggaggggtagtcaaactgcggccttccagatgtccgtggactacaattcccaggagcccctgccagcattcgctggcaggggctcctgggaattgtagtccacggacatctggagggccgcagtttgactacccctgtgttagagccTCTGGGAGGAGACCGAAGAGGCGGGAGCCGTACGGCGGGCCCAAGCGAAGCCCACTTTTGCGGACTTCGGTTCTTCGTTGCAGCTACAGCTCTGCTTATACGCCGACCGATGGCAGACGGAGGAAGGGAGCAGCGGCCACGACCTGTGCCCTGAACTCCGCGTCTCCCCCTGCCTCTTGCTGGCCCAGGGTCTCCAGGCGGGAGGTGCCTCCGTTCAGGGCCCCGAGCTCCACGAGGGCTACGGGCTGCTAACAGGAGCTTCTGACCGGGAGCTGGAACTGAGGCGGGGAAGGCAAAGCCAGGGGAGCCTCGGATGCAACACGGAGAGGCAAACACTCTGCCCGCCGGGGCGTAGGCATTACTAAACTCCTCGGGGGTGTGGGCGGGGTCGGGCGGGAATCCATCCCCGAAAGGCGGGGCGCGCTGGAGCTGGCCGTGAGCGCTTCCCTACACCGTGAACCCAGTGGCAAAGTGGACGGAAAGCGCAGTATTCGTGGTGTGTGGAAGCGCGTCCTACATCCCAGAGTAGAGTGTTTTTGCATTCTCCAGACGGGCTGTTGTGCgcaaagacggggggggggggggagagagagagagcaagcaggcatgtttcagaaagatgtttcagaaagagcCAGCCGCTGAACTGAAATGTCGTCGTCCCGGATTTTGCACTTAAACATCCACCTTGCTGAAGAGgcgctctagggcaggggtagtcaacctgtggtcctctagatgttcatggactacaattcccatgagcccctgccagactttgctggcaggggctcctgggaattgtaatccatgaacatctggaggaccacaggttgactacccctactctagggaACCCGGAAGACTGCTGTTTGGCAACAAGTGGGTCGATCTGGATAATAGCAGGCCTGCTTGCCGCAAGGATGGCGTGGCGGATGAAACTGCCGAAGGCCGAGTGAGCTCCGCcgcttcaggctccacctggagcaCCTTTAATGCCCACCTGCAGGTCCCGCTTCTTCTGCCGGCTCTGCAGCTCCTTCCTTGGTGGCAAGGGCCGAACTGCGGCCCAGTGCAGtcgatttcggggggggggggatgggttttgcctcttcctcccccccccaaaggcagccGACTGGGAGTGAGTTCGgaggtagagttgccaatctccaggcggtggctggagacctcccgggatcacaactgacctccaggcaagagatcagtccgtggggggtgggtgggtgttggaATGAGCACTTTGGGAGGTGCGCTCTGTGGCAGGGCACTCCAgagaagtccctcccttcccacctcagcctccaccttgaaaatctCCGTCTTTTCCCCTACCGGGAGGTGGGAACCCTCGTTTAGAGGCGCCCGAAGCCCAAAGGTCCCGCTGCTTCCCCTCCCACTCCCGCCCCGCGCAAGACTTCCCGCGCCCTTTCGGGCAGGGCTCTTGGTTCGCGCAAGCCGCCGGTTCGGAATGCGGCCCGATGACCTTTGCGATCCATAAAGCGGCGGCCGCCCAGCTGCAGCCGACTCAGTCGCCCTCGCTCAGCTGGAGCTGCGCCGCTGGAGCTCGCGGCCGCGGGCTCGCGGTGACACTTTTACTGTTGCAATATATACAGACTTTTACTGCCTCTTGGGGAGAAACCCAGAGGCTCGGGGAATTTTCGTATTTGCTGGCTTGTAAACCTGTTTTTTTATTGGAAAGCAGCTCAAGTCGGGGGCGGGGAAAGAGGAGAATCTGGTTTGCTTTCCGTTGCCTTCACTTCTCTACACCAAACGTGtcaaaaaaagaaatccaggtTCGTCTCACTGACAATATAAGTCCCCACAACCACACATATACAATcctctaattcccccccccccttaaagacaACTAGTAGCCAGTTAATTGACCCTCAGTAGAGTGTTTTTGAAACTTATTTCAacagttatatatatatgcatgtgtaTGTATTTCTTTAAATACCTTGAAATGGAGGTTTCCAGCTCATACATacaggtgagcagtaaattagcatacaacataatgaagctTGCaaagacgcgcagtaatgggtttaaactacaagtacaacgatataggctagatatcagggaaaacattttcacagacagagtagttcagcagtggaataggctgcctagggaggtggtgagctccccctcactggcagtcttcaagcaaaggatggatacacacttttcttggatgctttaggatgctctgggctgatcctgtgttgagcagggggttggactagatggcctgaatgatTCCGTGACAAAACAAGCTTTGTTTATAtagtcaccatttgtttggatttaattctggagaaaaaatgtatcaaaattggagattgatgtgTAGATATATCCTTAATTCTGACTCCTCTCAAGCATAGAGGTAACTAACAGCATCCTTTTCTTTAAGGTGGAGTGATTGTTTGTGTAGTGGGATATCTCCACTGTtgccagaccagagaaatacattccaagctagcattccaaattacattacattctaccaTTCATTTCATAACATTACAATAATTCTAATTTGTACTCTAAATAATAAGAAATACAATAATGTATTTCCCCTCTTGGTGAGAATACAGATTTATATTAaaatgtgtagtgagataagaaaccaatatctctaTTAAGTCCTGGGagttttttgttccaaatgttgtaataacttgtaattcagcaattcCCCTTTCAAGTCTGTTCCTGATGTTcccttgcaataaaacagctatcttgaggtcacccactgaatgtcctggaagactgAAGTGTTCTACCGGTTTCTTGGCCTTGTGATTCTTAATGTCAGATCTGTGTCCATTTATCTTTATGGTACCAAGTTTGATCAGTTTGTTCTATGTAGAGAAGGGAATTTAATTGCATATTAGAAGACAAGCAAGTGAACACTTTTGAGATGGCATAGCTGGTATAGTTAGGTCCACTATATGTggacagcaaagttggcatctgggtttattgcaagctctgatACCAGTGCCCATGTTGAAGTTAGATATTGTGTTATTGTGGGTTAGGAGTTAAGACTGGGGgtctgtctgtgtgcaagaaaaggtttgccccccagGTACTTGCAAAAGAAAAATGCCATCATTCAATAGAGCTTGTAAGTCACTGACGATGCGCTGAACTGTTTTGAGAGCTGTATGTGACTCCTACtgttgttctgttattgtctcttttgggcttGTCTCCTAATAGGCTTTGTTaatgtttcttgacttcatcaagTGCATATTTTAATTCCAAAAAGGTTTGCTGTAGATACCTTAGGTGAGAATGTGTCTGTAGGATTGGAACAGATGTGGTTTTAGTGTGTATGGTAGCTGGATGTGTGTACATATGCTTTGTCAATCACTTGATTTCTGATATAAGCTGGTATCTGTGAGTCCATCATGCAGTTGGGGGTCTaggaaatgtatttcttgcatagattggttcattgtcaggttgatggtgggaTGAAAGTTGCTGAATGCCAGGTAGACtatgtccagggcttctttaGCATGTGACCAAATAGTAACAATGTCATCGATGTAATGCAGGCATAGGAAAGGTATGAGTGGGCTTGGAGTGTTGCTCCAAGTCAGCCATGAGGAaaaacttttcactacccaaagaagtctcaaagcagcttacgattgccttcttttcctttccccatgacaccctgtgccaggggtagtcaaactgcggctctccagatgtccatggactacaattcccaggagcccctgccagcattcgctggcaggagctcctgggaattgtagtccatggacatctggagggccgcagtttgactacccctgtgcagtaggtggggatgagagaactctgaaaggactgctctgtgagaacagcactgtcaggactgtgatgggcccaagatcacccagttgcctacatgtggaggagcagggaatcaaacccagtttgccagattagaagctgccactgatAACCACGCCACCATGCAGGTAGCATGAAGATATGCCATATGAGTGTCTATGGCTGTACCATTAATATGAATGTACAGGATGTTACCAGATTTGAAGTACTTGTAGGCAAAAACAACATGGCAGAGTTTGTTGACAAGGTCATCTGTGTTATCAGTAATCATGCTTATGACTTGGACACCATCTTTGTGTGTGATGTTGGTGTGCAGAGATACCATGTCCATGTTTGCCAAAATAGTattctctagaacagtggtccccaacctttttatcactggggaccggtcaacgcttgacaattttactgaggcccgggggggggtagtcttttgctgagggacattgccgctgccatcgcctgagcccctgctccagttgctttcccgccagtgcccctgacttcccgccacccactgtgggagctgccagcagcagctgtgcagtgccacaccgagggggtgccccagccatgacggccgctggagagcaccaaaggtgagctggcgccagagtggcagggcagcccccgaggcagcagccggggaggagaacaaggaggagctgcagcctggtaccgactgactATGGACCgctcccggtctccagaccaggggttggggaccacagctacTCAAAGATTATATTTTCCTCAGGGTATCAGTGGTGTTGCACACATAACTAGGAGCACTAACGGCACAGGGTCTTAAAATATAGTCCATGGATCCAGATAGCCCCATGACAGTGCTTTTGCAATGGGACATGCTGTGGTGGGTTGCCAGGTTTGGGTATTTTCAGCAGAAAGTAAAAGGTCCAGATTCCTTTGGTGTGTCTGAAATGATCCCCCCCTTGCATGCCTAGGGGTAATTCCATGATTTTGTttagttcttttttgtattccaGTGTGGGGTCTAAGGACAGGTGTTTGTAAAAAGCAGCATTTGTAAGTTGTCTTGGAGCTCCAGTGTTGTCATCATGAACAGATTAGGTTACATAGTGTAACAGtaattctgttcaggattgcactagTACTTCTCAGTAAAGGCAAGCAGGCAGACTTGGGCAGAAAATTTTTAGCGTGAGCCTAAGGTGTGTAAAGTACAGCCATTACATTAATTGATGCttaaccactgatttaaagggaaGACTGCAGCAGCTCCtgtcaactccccctcccccatgggttCAGGATCTGACTACAAACTTAGTTTGTAATTGGAAGACACACCTCCCTCCCTTTGGCATGGGGGTGTTCTCTGCATTGCTAGAACATGCCCCTGCAAATGGGCAACCCCCACATTTCCCCGCCCACTCTGAAAGATGGAAgtgtgcccccccttccccaagaggTGAAACTGACTGCAATTATGCATTTTATCTTGCAGACGATCTCTCGCCCAGCGCTTTGAGGAGGCAGAAATATTTGTTTGATGTATCGACTCTCTCAGACAAAGAGGAGCTGGTGGGAGCTGAACTGCGGCTCTTTCGCAGAGCCCCCGGCGATgatccctccaaggctcagacaGGCCTGGCCCATTTGCAACTCTCGGCCTGCCACTCGAGCCGCCTTTTGGACTCCAGGACGCTGGACTCGCGAGAGGCGCCTGGCCAGGCCGGGGGCGCTTGGGAGGTGTTCGACGTGTGGCAGGCCTTGctgcaccaccagcagcagcagcgccaccGCCACCACGCCCTGTGCTTGGAGCTGCGCGCCGTCGGGGGGCTCCGAACTCCCCAGCCGCAGGGCCTGGACCTGCGCGGCCTGGGGCTGGGCCGAAGCGCGCGGCGCCAGCAGGACAAAGCCCTGCTCGTGGTTTTCACCAGGTCGCGGCGGAAGAGCCTCTTCGCGGAACTGCGCGACGAACGAGGGGGCCGGCAGGGCGCGCGTGCGGCGCACGTGGAGGCGCCGGCCGCCGCCAGGCTGCAGTTGAAGGCGCGGCGCCGACGGCGCACGGCTTACAACAACCGGCACGGCAAGCGGCACGGCAAGAAGGCGCGGCTGCGCTGCAGCAAGAAGGCACTGCACGTGAACTTCAAGGAGCTGGGCTGGGACGACTGGATCATCGCGCCCCTGGAGTACGAAGCCTACCACTGCGAGGGCGTGTGCGACTTCCCGCTGCGCTCGCACCTGGAGCCCACCAACCACGCCATCATCCAGACGCTCATGAACTCCATGGACCCGGGCTCCACCCCGCCCAGCTGCTGCGTGCCCACCAAGCTGACGCCCATCAGCATCCTCTACACGGACGCCGGCAACAACGTCGTCTACAAGCAGTACGAGGATATGGTGGTGGAGTCCTGCGGCTGCAGGTAGCGCCGCCCGCGGAGggcgcctcccccacccccccgccccgcGCGCTCGCGGGGAAGGCAAACGCGGCACGAGACGGACCCGTCGGGGCCCAGGCCCGGCAGGGAGGGAGCCGAGCGACGGCCGGGGCGCTTGCAAGAGAAGAGACCGCCTCGGGGACACGCTCTCTGATCTGGGAGGGGGCGATGAAGGGGGCTAGTCACAAATGCGGCTGCGCACCGCTTCCCAGCCCCCCGGCGGTCCAATGGCGGGGAGAGTTCAGGCTCCTCCGCCTGGGGAGTATTACCAGAGGGGGTGGCCCC from Paroedura picta isolate Pp20150507F chromosome 9, Ppicta_v3.0, whole genome shotgun sequence harbors:
- the GDF6 gene encoding growth/differentiation factor 6 — protein: MPAMPRALLSAALLACCCLWGELPGCQQASIPPPSRRRHDPQDAAAARTGRGAPPEPPDYMLALFRTSALAHAAPGHNGSLLPAARAANTVTSFVDRGRDDLSPSALRRQKYLFDVSTLSDKEELVGAELRLFRRAPGDDPSKAQTGLAHLQLSACHSSRLLDSRTLDSREAPGQAGGAWEVFDVWQALLHHQQQQRHRHHALCLELRAVGGLRTPQPQGLDLRGLGLGRSARRQQDKALLVVFTRSRRKSLFAELRDERGGRQGARAAHVEAPAAARLQLKARRRRRTAYNNRHGKRHGKKARLRCSKKALHVNFKELGWDDWIIAPLEYEAYHCEGVCDFPLRSHLEPTNHAIIQTLMNSMDPGSTPPSCCVPTKLTPISILYTDAGNNVVYKQYEDMVVESCGCR